The Leadbettera azotonutricia ZAS-9 genome has a window encoding:
- a CDS encoding methyltransferase — MANLFYAAFVPGFQDYIAELVKERLADAAIKKLLEGAILFETECTYDKLNFFCFNNIFAVIDVLENAAKDKALEAHIRKTLGKPSSIISENNSKIRSFRIIFSIENKPSAVNEAAKQEAENFISHASGLKIDRSNPDTEFWYLYRREGFSLFMKRLTRHASFEKSLHPGELSPQLAWLLCRLSNPKHTDTVIDPFCGYGSIPGQRIKYFPLKKFYAFDIDKAPLAFAKKKITAKQPCEIKQADIYSIFDVLPRGEADAIITDPPWGMFRETEIPLQKFYDDMVGIFSRLLKAGGLAVVLTAKQEEFRQAVDKTPAFSLIRTIPVLVSGKKAAVFVLENHFV; from the coding sequence ATGGCTAATTTGTTTTATGCTGCCTTTGTTCCGGGTTTTCAGGACTATATCGCAGAACTGGTAAAAGAACGCCTCGCCGATGCAGCAATCAAAAAACTGCTCGAAGGGGCTATACTTTTTGAAACCGAATGTACCTACGATAAACTGAATTTTTTCTGCTTCAACAATATCTTTGCGGTGATTGATGTTCTTGAAAACGCAGCCAAAGACAAAGCTCTTGAAGCGCATATTAGAAAAACCCTGGGAAAACCGAGCAGCATTATCTCGGAGAACAACAGCAAAATACGAAGTTTTAGGATTATTTTTTCCATAGAGAATAAGCCTAGCGCTGTAAACGAGGCTGCAAAGCAGGAAGCAGAAAATTTTATTTCCCATGCCTCGGGGCTTAAAATTGATCGCAGCAATCCTGACACGGAGTTTTGGTATTTATACCGCAGGGAAGGCTTTTCCCTTTTTATGAAACGCCTCACCCGCCATGCCTCTTTCGAAAAAAGCCTTCACCCCGGAGAGCTTAGCCCCCAGCTGGCATGGCTTTTATGCAGGCTTTCAAATCCAAAACATACTGACACGGTTATCGATCCCTTCTGTGGTTACGGATCAATCCCTGGGCAGCGAATAAAATATTTCCCTCTGAAAAAATTCTATGCTTTCGACATTGATAAAGCGCCCCTTGCCTTCGCAAAGAAAAAAATTACGGCAAAGCAGCCATGCGAAATAAAACAAGCGGATATTTACTCGATTTTCGATGTGCTTCCCCGGGGCGAAGCTGATGCTATTATCACAGATCCGCCTTGGGGAATGTTCAGGGAAACGGAAATTCCGCTGCAAAAATTCTATGATGACATGGTCGGAATATTCTCGCGGCTGCTGAAAGCAGGAGGCTTGGCAGTCGTGCTCACTGCCAAGCAGGAGGAATTCAGGCAGGCGGTGGACAAAACGCCGGCCTTTTCCCTGATCCGTACTATTCCTGTTCTGGTATCAGGGAAAAAGGCGGCAGTGTTTGTGTTAGAAAACCATTTTGTATAA
- a CDS encoding adenosylcobalamin-dependent ribonucleoside-diphosphate reductase: MKIERLFTDAASGPYKDIVWERRKSEIRNPDGKAIFSEDCVIVPAFWSQIAADIIAQKYFRKAGVPADKVYDWKAWAVDPGTADPGMELPKDGAEHDARQVFHRLAYTWMDWGRKNSYFDSEGDAKAFYDETCYMLAHQIAAPNSPQWFNTGLYAVYGIDGPAQGHYYFDPADGKVKKSDSAYKRPQPHACLPYHALVSTPQGPIPIGKLVEQKRIGARVYDKDGITEILAVKENGTKPVLRIALKNGNTLEATADHLVFADIDNTEKPQWIEAGKLQNNMRLVQITNTTIAEMAKDDELAVSEAVLAGWITGDGFAGQYKKNTNQSLIIEFMTADDEEYNFLLPHIQKVFDGVHYHVTNVETVNENLTLRRIRLYGEKLRPFVDKYESEKRGLDMRIPEAILNGGRAISTVYLRSLFQSDGTVRSHAGPSDSFDVVLGSISKDLIWDAQKLLANLGIYSRISICNDSRDDRHTYYHLIIAYKSERKKFQELIGFVSSEKQEKLTNSLAAEIKGKEIPEQRFEIINRIEYLGEMPVYDIQTKSGNFLAGNIVVHNCFILSIDDNLVNEGGIMDLVTREARLFKYGSGTGSNFSRLRAINERLSGGGVSSGLLSFLKIGDRSASAIKSGGTTRRAAKMVTLDADHPDVEKYISWKQEEEHKVASMVTGSLVVKKHLESVKKALAAFRGPEEDKFNAEKNHELAASLKNALSDKVPASYLYQLLRRLEQGDEEVNPAVFSTAWDSEAYNTVSGQSSNNSLRLSDDFMKAVLDDAEWNLNGRVTGKIERTIKARKIWEDAARSAWACADPGLQYHTTINDWHTCPEGGEIRASNPCSEYMFLDDTACNLASINLALFYDKKTKTFNVASYLHAIRVWTAILEISVVMAQFPASNIAELSYEYRTLGLGYANLGSLLMVMGLAYDSAEGRAVAGALSALLTGEAYAQSARMAKGLGPFARYRENASHMLRVIRNHRRACNNAPATEYEKLNTVPVSIDAAKCPPYLLDAAKQAWDRALDLGTQHGFRNAQVSAIAPTGTIGLLMDCDTTGVEPDFALVKFKKLAGGGYFKIINQSVPPALEALGYKSDTIDSIIAYATGHKSFIGAPAINPASLSEKGFTAQALAAAEEAVKTALSLDGVFNPWILGRDFVEKVLKVPESTWSLPGFSLLRHLGFTQGDIGAADLFACGTMGLEGAPGLKKEHYWVFDTATPSGKNGKRSIPWTAHVEMMAAVQPFVSGAISKTINMPNSADYEDVKGAYMMAWRKALKAVALYRDGSKLSQPLSSFAPGTDPLADTILNVERTMASPEKPAASAAGSNAASADSRNIRHPLPNRRAGYTQKAKIGGHSIFIRTGEYEDGSLGEIFLDMHKEGAAFRSLLNSFAIAVSLGLQYGVPLDEYVDAFTFSRFEPNGMVQGHDYVKMATSVIDFIFRDLAISYLKRADLGQVKPDDLISTGTKNDSGEAKGSAKASAGFKPHGKAAASSMPKETASADNAQQSEAAKIMQARIKGYEGDPCPACGSFTLVRNGTCMKCDTCGGTTGCS; encoded by the coding sequence ATGAAAATTGAAAGGCTCTTTACGGATGCGGCTTCGGGGCCGTATAAGGATATTGTTTGGGAGAGGCGGAAGAGCGAAATCCGCAATCCTGACGGGAAGGCGATTTTTTCTGAGGATTGCGTGATTGTGCCGGCTTTCTGGAGCCAGATTGCGGCGGATATTATTGCCCAGAAGTATTTCCGCAAGGCGGGGGTGCCTGCGGACAAGGTTTATGACTGGAAGGCGTGGGCCGTTGACCCGGGGACTGCCGACCCTGGCATGGAACTGCCCAAGGACGGGGCGGAGCATGACGCACGCCAGGTTTTCCACAGGCTTGCCTATACCTGGATGGACTGGGGGAGGAAAAACAGCTACTTCGACAGCGAAGGGGATGCCAAGGCTTTTTACGACGAAACCTGCTATATGCTGGCCCACCAGATAGCGGCGCCCAACAGCCCCCAGTGGTTCAACACGGGGCTTTACGCGGTCTACGGGATTGATGGTCCTGCCCAGGGGCATTATTACTTTGACCCTGCCGACGGCAAGGTGAAGAAGTCCGACAGTGCGTACAAGAGGCCGCAGCCGCATGCGTGCCTCCCGTATCATGCACTGGTAAGTACGCCTCAGGGACCTATCCCGATCGGGAAACTTGTGGAGCAAAAAAGAATCGGCGCAAGGGTTTACGACAAAGACGGTATTACCGAAATACTGGCGGTCAAAGAAAATGGCACCAAGCCTGTTCTTCGTATTGCCCTGAAAAATGGGAATACTCTTGAGGCTACAGCGGATCATCTGGTTTTTGCCGATATTGATAATACTGAAAAGCCCCAATGGATTGAGGCAGGAAAACTGCAAAACAATATGCGGCTGGTACAGATTACCAATACTACTATTGCAGAAATGGCCAAAGACGATGAATTGGCGGTCAGCGAGGCGGTATTGGCAGGATGGATCACAGGAGATGGATTTGCAGGACAATATAAAAAAAATACTAACCAATCGCTGATTATAGAATTTATGACCGCCGATGATGAAGAATATAATTTTCTCCTTCCCCATATTCAGAAGGTTTTTGACGGTGTTCATTATCATGTTACGAATGTAGAAACCGTAAATGAAAATCTCACGTTACGGCGGATTCGCCTGTATGGAGAAAAGCTCCGCCCCTTTGTTGATAAATATGAATCTGAAAAACGCGGCCTGGATATGCGGATTCCCGAAGCTATTCTAAATGGGGGGAGAGCGATCTCGACTGTCTATTTGCGATCTCTTTTTCAATCTGATGGGACTGTTCGTTCCCACGCAGGGCCAAGCGACTCTTTTGATGTGGTACTGGGGAGTATATCTAAAGATTTAATATGGGATGCACAAAAACTGTTGGCAAACCTGGGTATCTATAGCCGTATTAGTATTTGCAATGACAGCCGCGATGACAGGCATACCTATTACCATTTGATAATTGCCTATAAGAGTGAACGAAAAAAATTCCAGGAATTAATTGGATTTGTTTCTTCTGAAAAACAGGAAAAACTGACTAATTCCCTTGCTGCGGAAATAAAGGGTAAAGAAATTCCTGAACAGCGTTTTGAAATCATCAATAGAATTGAATATCTCGGAGAAATGCCGGTATATGATATTCAAACAAAAAGCGGGAACTTCCTTGCTGGCAATATTGTTGTCCACAACTGCTTTATCCTCTCCATAGACGACAACCTCGTGAATGAAGGTGGCATTATGGATCTCGTAACCCGGGAAGCGCGGCTTTTCAAGTACGGGTCGGGGACGGGGTCCAATTTTTCCAGGCTCAGGGCTATAAACGAGAGGCTTTCCGGCGGCGGGGTGTCGTCGGGGTTGCTGTCATTTTTGAAGATTGGCGACAGGTCGGCGTCGGCGATTAAGAGCGGGGGGACTACGCGGCGTGCTGCCAAGATGGTTACCCTTGATGCGGATCATCCGGATGTTGAAAAATATATTTCGTGGAAGCAGGAAGAGGAACACAAGGTGGCTTCCATGGTTACGGGTTCACTGGTGGTGAAGAAGCACCTTGAATCGGTAAAGAAGGCGCTGGCGGCGTTCAGGGGTCCGGAGGAAGACAAGTTCAACGCTGAAAAAAACCATGAGCTTGCGGCTTCTTTAAAAAATGCCCTGAGCGACAAGGTTCCTGCCTCGTACCTCTACCAGCTGCTGAGGCGGCTTGAGCAGGGGGACGAGGAAGTGAATCCGGCGGTGTTCTCTACTGCCTGGGACAGCGAGGCGTATAACACGGTGTCGGGGCAGTCGTCCAACAACAGCCTCCGCTTGAGCGACGATTTTATGAAGGCTGTGCTGGACGATGCGGAATGGAACCTTAACGGCAGGGTTACGGGCAAGATTGAAAGGACTATCAAGGCCCGGAAGATCTGGGAGGATGCCGCCCGTTCTGCATGGGCTTGCGCCGACCCGGGCCTGCAGTACCATACGACCATCAACGACTGGCACACCTGCCCCGAGGGCGGGGAGATCCGGGCCTCCAATCCCTGCTCGGAATATATGTTCCTGGACGATACGGCTTGCAATCTGGCCTCTATCAACCTGGCGCTTTTCTATGACAAGAAAACTAAAACTTTTAATGTTGCCTCTTATCTCCACGCGATCCGCGTTTGGACTGCCATACTCGAAATTTCCGTGGTGATGGCGCAGTTCCCTGCATCAAATATCGCGGAACTTTCCTACGAGTACCGCACTTTGGGGCTTGGCTATGCCAATCTGGGAAGCCTCTTGATGGTGATGGGGCTTGCCTATGATTCCGCTGAGGGGCGGGCTGTGGCAGGGGCGCTTTCGGCTCTGCTCACAGGCGAGGCCTATGCCCAGTCGGCTCGTATGGCAAAGGGGCTGGGGCCTTTTGCACGGTACAGGGAAAACGCCTCCCACATGCTCAGGGTGATACGCAATCACAGGCGGGCCTGCAATAATGCCCCTGCTACCGAATATGAAAAGCTTAACACTGTTCCTGTCAGTATTGATGCTGCTAAATGCCCGCCGTATCTTTTGGATGCGGCGAAACAGGCTTGGGACAGGGCTCTCGATCTTGGGACACAGCACGGTTTCCGCAACGCCCAGGTAAGCGCCATTGCGCCTACGGGAACCATAGGGCTCCTCATGGATTGCGACACTACCGGCGTGGAGCCTGACTTTGCGCTGGTGAAATTCAAGAAGCTTGCGGGCGGCGGGTACTTCAAGATAATCAACCAGTCGGTGCCTCCTGCGCTTGAAGCCCTTGGTTATAAGAGCGATACAATCGACAGTATTATTGCGTACGCCACAGGGCACAAATCCTTTATTGGGGCGCCTGCTATTAATCCTGCAAGCCTCTCGGAAAAAGGCTTTACTGCCCAGGCCCTGGCTGCGGCGGAGGAGGCGGTCAAGACAGCCCTTAGCCTTGACGGGGTATTCAATCCATGGATTCTTGGCCGGGATTTTGTCGAAAAAGTCCTAAAAGTGCCTGAATCGACCTGGTCCCTTCCGGGTTTCAGCCTGCTTAGGCATCTGGGGTTTACCCAGGGTGATATCGGCGCTGCTGATCTTTTTGCCTGCGGCACTATGGGGCTTGAAGGGGCGCCGGGTTTAAAGAAGGAACACTACTGGGTTTTTGATACCGCCACCCCTTCGGGGAAGAACGGCAAGCGTTCCATTCCCTGGACTGCTCATGTGGAGATGATGGCTGCGGTTCAGCCTTTTGTCAGCGGGGCAATTTCCAAAACCATTAATATGCCTAATTCCGCTGATTACGAGGATGTAAAGGGCGCGTATATGATGGCATGGAGGAAGGCGCTCAAGGCAGTGGCTTTGTACCGGGACGGGTCAAAATTATCCCAGCCCCTCTCATCTTTTGCGCCCGGGACAGATCCTCTGGCGGATACTATCCTGAACGTAGAACGGACTATGGCTTCTCCGGAAAAACCGGCGGCTTCTGCTGCCGGCAGCAATGCAGCTTCCGCAGATTCGCGAAACATCCGCCATCCCTTGCCTAACCGCAGGGCTGGCTATACACAGAAGGCAAAGATCGGCGGGCACTCGATTTTTATCCGCACCGGGGAATACGAGGACGGCAGCCTGGGCGAAATTTTCCTTGACATGCACAAGGAAGGGGCTGCGTTCAGGAGCCTCCTTAACAGTTTTGCCATTGCTGTTTCCCTGGGCCTCCAATACGGTGTGCCCCTTGACGAATATGTGGACGCCTTTACCTTTAGCCGCTTTGAACCGAACGGCATGGTGCAGGGCCATGATTATGTGAAAATGGCTACCAGTGTCATCGATTTCATTTTCCGCGATTTGGCCATTTCTTACCTCAAGCGCGCCGATCTGGGGCAGGTCAAGCCTGACGATCTTATTTCAACAGGAACCAAGAATGATTCCGGCGAGGCTAAAGGATCGGCAAAAGCAAGCGCGGGGTTTAAGCCGCATGGCAAAGCCGCAGCTTCCTCCATGCCTAAAGAAACAGCCTCTGCTGACAATGCCCAGCAGTCGGAGGCTGCAAAAATCATGCAGGCAAGGATCAAGGGTTATGAAGGAGACCCCTGCCCTGCCTGTGGTTCCTTTACCCTGGTGAGGAACGGTACTTGCATGAAGTGCGACACCTGCGGCGGGACTACAGGCTGCAGTTGA
- a CDS encoding DUF4062 domain-containing protein: MPTNPIEERQIRVFISSTFRDMQAERDYLVMKIFPSIRRYCEERDISFVELDLRTLPKKQKTFVKALEE, from the coding sequence ATGCCGACAAACCCCATTGAAGAACGTCAGATCCGTGTGTTCATCTCGTCCACATTCCGGGACATGCAGGCCGAACGGGATTACCTTGTGATGAAGATATTCCCCTCCATACGCCGTTACTGCGAAGAGCGGGACATTTCCTTTGTGGAGCTTGATCTCCGGACTTTACCAAAAAAGCAGAAGACCTTCGTGAAAGCCCTGGAGGAATAA
- a CDS encoding TIR domain-containing protein, which yields MLEKDVNIFVSLHPDDERSVLLALEQVRSAGWHNIDISGLQTGQAAILESIQQSGMALIFLSKAYVRDQRLMLEEFAYAATVVRKPFIPVWLDSLVDIQQDCQNIDGDRHLLSALEMLTAKYSCTAIDELIAELERFTPDNTPYTPSTPQICDKPCEAYEGDEPYIFISYAHDDAIQVYPEIKELYESGWDLWYDEGIKVTERYLPVIADNIRHCSVFVLMLTNRCLVRPFVMNYELEYARQRGVPIIPVLLEELTPQPWSEENAAKLLKAAIAPDVLIEHISRASLTNRGTRIAVPPAIKQNVVYDVNLPLEMPGFKILVQGDEITIVRYVGDDRDVVIPSTVTSVDGKITFQVTAICDYAFTGGGSGISGIGVNIDLMASGMFNKKIKINKESLENCKLLTSVTIPDSITNIGQGAFSGCKLLKGTSKNHLLNILT from the coding sequence ATGTTGGAAAAAGATGTGAATATTTTTGTAAGTCTCCATCCAGACGACGAAAGATCCGTGTTGCTTGCATTGGAGCAAGTCCGATCGGCAGGATGGCACAATATTGATATTTCCGGACTACAAACCGGACAAGCGGCAATATTGGAGTCTATCCAGCAAAGCGGCATGGCATTAATATTCCTGAGCAAAGCGTATGTACGGGATCAGCGCTTGATGCTTGAAGAATTCGCTTATGCCGCCACTGTTGTGCGAAAACCATTTATCCCGGTCTGGTTGGATAGCCTTGTGGATATACAGCAAGATTGCCAAAATATAGATGGTGACCGGCATCTTCTCAGTGCTTTGGAAATGCTTACAGCCAAATATTCATGTACTGCCATCGATGAACTCATTGCCGAGTTGGAACGATTTACGCCTGATAATACACCTTATACACCTTCAACCCCGCAGATATGCGATAAACCTTGTGAGGCTTATGAGGGGGATGAGCCATATATATTCATCAGCTACGCCCATGATGACGCAATACAGGTCTATCCAGAAATAAAGGAACTATACGAATCCGGCTGGGATTTGTGGTACGACGAGGGTATTAAAGTAACAGAGCGTTATTTGCCCGTTATTGCCGATAATATCAGGCATTGCTCGGTATTTGTATTAATGCTGACAAATCGCTGCTTAGTTCGGCCATTCGTGATGAATTATGAACTGGAGTATGCACGCCAGCGGGGAGTTCCCATTATTCCGGTCTTGTTAGAAGAATTAACTCCGCAGCCATGGTCAGAGGAAAATGCTGCGAAGCTTTTAAAGGCGGCAATTGCACCGGATGTATTAATTGAACACATAAGTCGTGCCAGCTTGACGAACCGGGGAACACGTATTGCTGTTCCACCTGCCATTAAACAAAATGTAGTATACGACGTTAATCTGCCGCTGGAAATGCCGGGGTTCAAGATCCTGGTACAGGGGGATGAGATAACCATTGTAAGGTATGTTGGTGATGACAGGGATGTTGTTATTCCCAGCACAGTTACATCGGTTGATGGAAAAATAACATTTCAGGTTACTGCTATTTGTGACTATGCTTTTACAGGTGGCGGCAGCGGCATTTCCGGAATTGGAGTAAATATTGACTTGATGGCTTCCGGTATGTTTAATAAGAAAATAAAGATTAACAAAGAATCCCTTGAGAATTGTAAATTATTGACAAGTGTTACGATTCCGGACAGTATTACCAATATTGGACAAGGTGCTTTTTCAGGCTGCAAATTACTAAAGGGAACCTCTAAAAACCACTTATTAAATATCCTGACATAG
- a CDS encoding IS5 family transposase, with product MKQHGFFDENDRLKELSALGDPLEKLNKYIKWDNFRGILNKTLKKEAQGPGGRPPFDYVMMFKILILQKLYNVSDDQAEYQIKDRLSFQRFLGLALCDTVPDAKTIWHFREELVKANILDTIFYRFVRQLEEQEIISYSGSIVDATFVDAPRQRNSKAENQKIKEGKVPEEWEGKKKKHKKSQKDIDARWATKNKERHYGYKDHIKIDAESKLITKFSTTSAAVHDSQELSKLVDEKDNILYADSAYVGEEIQKCIPRKAKNRIHEKGYRNRPLTKTQKANNTRKSKIRARVEHVFATMTNTMRGIVVRSIGMARAHANIALMNLTYNFWRYIFLMRGKRAYA from the coding sequence ATGAAACAGCATGGATTTTTTGATGAAAATGATAGGCTTAAAGAATTAAGCGCGCTCGGCGATCCCCTGGAAAAATTAAACAAATACATTAAATGGGATAATTTTCGTGGGATATTAAATAAAACGTTGAAAAAGGAGGCGCAGGGGCCGGGAGGCAGACCGCCCTTTGATTACGTAATGATGTTTAAAATACTGATATTGCAAAAACTGTACAATGTAAGTGACGATCAGGCCGAATACCAAATAAAAGACAGGTTGAGTTTTCAACGGTTTCTGGGATTGGCTCTGTGCGATACCGTTCCCGACGCGAAAACGATATGGCATTTTCGGGAAGAACTGGTAAAGGCAAACATATTGGATACGATATTTTACCGATTTGTCAGGCAGCTTGAGGAGCAGGAAATAATAAGCTACAGCGGAAGCATAGTGGACGCGACCTTTGTGGATGCGCCGCGGCAGCGGAACAGCAAGGCGGAAAACCAGAAGATAAAGGAAGGCAAGGTGCCTGAAGAATGGGAAGGAAAAAAGAAAAAGCATAAAAAGTCACAAAAGGACATTGATGCCCGGTGGGCGACCAAAAACAAGGAACGGCATTACGGATATAAAGACCATATAAAAATAGACGCGGAAAGCAAACTGATAACGAAGTTCAGTACGACCAGTGCAGCAGTACATGACAGTCAGGAATTATCAAAATTGGTGGATGAGAAAGATAACATTTTGTATGCGGATAGTGCCTATGTTGGGGAAGAGATACAGAAATGCATACCCAGGAAGGCAAAAAATCGGATACATGAGAAAGGATACCGGAACCGGCCGTTAACAAAGACACAAAAAGCGAACAACACGCGGAAATCGAAAATACGGGCGCGGGTTGAGCATGTATTTGCCACGATGACGAATACGATGAGAGGGATAGTGGTCCGGAGTATAGGGATGGCACGGGCACACGCTAATATAGCGCTTATGAATTTGACCTATAATTTCTGGCGGTATATATTTCTTATGAGGGGAAAGCGGGCATATGCATAA